The nucleotide sequence GTATTTTATTGATGCTGCTTTTGcttgaataaaactgaacttgAGTCAACACCTGTGTTTTTCAACCAGTATTGCCTTTTACCATTACAGTGTTTCAAATAATGCTATATACTGCAAAATTACTTGGCTGTATAGTCCCAGAGACTGCCATCTCCTATTATGCAATAAGAAAACTGTcagtaaaagttttttttgaaCAACCACTGTTTTATCATCACACACTGTTTTAAATACAGCTAAATACATACATAATGGAACTATGGAAAATCTTATTTAACAGGATAAGGCATTTGTCATGCAGTTTgtcaggtcttttttttttcttatatgacTTCAGGGTCTGTTTCtgtcttatttttattatctttctctACCTAACACTTGCAACCAAACATGTTTAGCTTATAGCTCATTCTGAATCACCTTGATGGTTAAATATTCGTATTATTAATTTAAGATTCCAGTtccaaattaaacaaattatgCATTTTTGCAACAGAAAGCCACTGTGACAAATTCCAAATGAATAACGTAGTGTTATTACTCCTGGTTTCTAGGATGGTTTCATCAAGGTTGATCATGACTACGTTCTTAAATCTGCTGAGCTTGCCAAGGCTGGAGGCTGTACACAGTTTCACTTGGAGTCTTCCAGAGGAGCTGATAAAAACAGTAACTTCCTCTACCTCAAAGTCAAGGTCTATCATTAACTATTCgtattacaggggttggacaatgaaactgaaacacctgtcattttagtgtgggaggttttatggctaaattggaccagcctggtagccagtcttcattgattgcacattgcaccagtaagagcagagtgtgaaggttcaattatcacggtaagagcacagttttgctcaaaatattgaaatgcacacaacattatgggtgacataccagagttcaaaagaggacaaattgttggtgcacgtcttgctggcgcatctgtgaccaagacagcaagtctttgtgatgtatcaagagccacggtatccagggtaatgtcagcataccaccaagaaggacgaaccacatccaacaggattaactgtgggcgcaagaggaagctatctgaaagggatgttctggtgctaacccggattgtatccaaaaaacataaatccacggctgcccaaatcacggcagaattaaatgtgcacctcaactctcctgtttccaccagaactgtccgtcgggagctccacagggtcaatatacacggccgggctgctatagtcaaacctttggtcaatcatgccaatgccaaacttcagtttcaatggtgcaaggagcacaaatcttgggctgtggacaatgtgaaacatgtattgttctctgatgagtccacctttactgttttccccacatctgggagagttacggtgtggagaagccccaaagaagcgtaccacccggactgttgcatgcccagagtgaagcatgggggtggatcagtgatggtttgggctgccatatcatgacattcccttggcccaatacttgtgctagatgggcgcatcactgccaaggactactgaaccattcttgaggaccatgtgcatccaatggttcaaacattgtatcctgaaggcggtgccgtgtatcaggatgacaatgcaccaatacacacagcaagactggtgaaagattggtttaatgaacatgaaagtgaagttgaacatctcccatggcctgcacagtcaccagatctaaatattattgagccactttggggtgttttggaggagcgagtcaggagacgttttcctccaccagtatcacgtagtgacctggccactatcctgcaagaagaatggcttaaaatccctctgaccactgtgcaggacttgtatatgtcattcccaagatgaattgatgctgtattggccgcaaaaggaggccctacaccatactaataaattattgtggtctaaaaccaggtgtttcagtttcattgtccaacccctgtacatgccaTATTGGAAACCCTTTTACTGAACATGTTTCTCCCAGGTTATggtaaaaattataaaacatctACTGGTatggatattttttttccagggcCAAGTGGAAGCTGAAATTGAGGCTCTGGGTTTTGACAGATTAGCCATTTACAGACCAGGGTAAGTGATCCCATTTTGTAAATAGAATAGACCCAAATATTGtataatggggaaaaaaaagaaattttatAGTGAAGGGAGAGAAATTACCTTTGTCAAGTTTGCAAGTGTAACAATATTTGCACAGGTCTGGAGAGAACATTTTCTCTGAGGTTTTAGTATGGTTGTAAACGTGTTCTTaatcttttttaacaaaatgcatACATGCAGCCTGGGCTGCCTGCAGGGCTGATGATATTATTGTATAAAAACAGATTGTTACAAATTTataaattttgttctttttattattataaagacaaagaaaaggCTTTTGGTTCTACGTCGGTCCTAAAGTTATGACTCTCAGTGTACTGAAAATGAAAACTAGCTGCGTTAAGTACTTGCTCACTGCAGTACAACCAGTTCAAAGCTAAAACCGTCTCATAACTACCGTTTTCCTCCAACAGGGTTCTGTTAGTAGACAGACAAGAGAGTCGACCGGGAGAGTGGCTCGCCAGGAAGTTCTTTGGTGCCGTCTCTGCCGTTTGTTCCACTTCCATGTCCATCCCAATCCAAGCGGTGGCAAAAGCGATGGTGTCCAACACTCTGCTTCAACCTGAGCAGAAGGCAGAGATCCTGGAGAATAAGGACATTTTCAGTCTAGGAaaagtaaaggaaaataaataagcatGGAAGGTACAAAGAgtggaaaaagtatttttccatttatttgaaCTTAATAACTGTGTACAAGCAATATGTCTTGAAATGAGGCCAGCGTATGCCACAAACTAACAGACAGGGATCTTGTTAGACAACACATCAAACAAATGGACAGGAACACTTCAAAttaaaagaaagtaaataacAATTATTCACATTTCtggcagatttaaaattattttcatttaacaaaaactttttttttttcattggaaATGACACAGATCCAGTAAAAAATTAGATGATGTAGAAGgggtattaataaaaaaaaacaactctcttTTTATTCaccttttacaaaaaaaaaaaaaaaagggatgttggaaattatttacaccCTTATCAATAACCAGTGGAAATATCTGTATTGGCATAACGTAAGACAACGTAAGACAGACTTTGTGTTTGAAACTAAGATTTCATAAAACtaatttctctttcttttcagaACTACAGAGGTGACCAGATTCTTCAGGcctcatcaagatgtttttggagTACTTGAAAACAGATATTGCTAATTCCAAAGAATGTTAATGAAGTAAAGCGATTTCTTCATAAAGTGAAACATCTTTAGGAGGgattttattgttccattttgtATTGTGATGTTTATATCTGAGGGAAATGCCAAACTTGTTAGCATTCTTTAATTGTACTCTGAAACACTAAACTACTGCCTTAAACTGAATGTGTGAACATGTTAGGATGTACATACATATATTGTTAAACAAATTCAGTAAATGATATTACATATTtaagtgtgtttaaaaaaaataaatcaataaaatatttccatGTACAATTTTACAGGTCTGCCTTTTGCCTGTACAAAATTAGACTATGAAAATGACATTTCATAAAATCTATTTAATGTTTGCACTAATATTAATATATGTACAAACCTTTGATAATATCTGCGGGTTTGTGAAGAGAAACAGTGATTCTACAGTCCAACTTACTGTGAAAAATTGaaacttatttttttagttaacaatatggtgaaccAATCAGCGTCAGATATTAATGTGAAATACATGACACACAATGTAAACTATTGTTTATGAAAGAGTTTCAACAAAGAACGATCTTATTATTTTCtcgttatttgttttttgtcttttgagtttttctttttcatttgggTTGATAGATTTCATTGATCCATATAAAGTACTTTGGATAATTTGTCGTCTTTGATCCGACAGCGCCCTCTTGTGACTGAACATGGTCGCACACTTTCCTAATGTAGCCTTTTAAAGAGCTTCAGAAGCCTTAGGTTGTCCCATTAAGACTGCAAGAAGTAAACGTGTTAAATTATAGCAAAATTACTTGTATTATTTATTCAGTgcatacatttctttaaaaaaacattagtttAATAAGTCGGCGTTTCGGTTTCTGAAAGAGGATAAGGAAGATCATTACCCGTCTAAAGATGAAGCTTAGATGAAGTGGCCCAGCTCACCGTTTCTCCACACTGTTCAGAAATGTCGCCTAGTTTTGTATCTTTCTTTGAAATTTAGTCAACCCACACATATTCTCATGCAAGAAAATatataacaaaataaacttgAAAGCCATTGAAataattctggtgttccaatcacttccttGGCTGCaggtaaagtttggtgtggagaaacttcactggcctgcacagaatcctgacctcaacctttcTTGAACACCTGTAtcagcagaggctgcaattctagTTTCCTCATGTAACTATGAACCTTGATGGAGATTCTTACAAAACAGTTAAAGTTGCTGCTGGCAACAGTggatccatcaacaaactggacctcagaGATTGAGAATAGGATgccatcaaagttcatgtacatgtagagGTAGACAGACGTATACTTTTGGCAATTTGTGTCTCAGTCCTCAGTAGGTAGAGTCTGCTTTGACCCTTCCTGTAAAGAGCATTATTGTTGTGATTCTAGTTCAATTTAATGTTCAGGTGAATATTTATCAGAGTTCACTATCTCAGTGTCTGTTCCCGTGGCAGCTCCTTGGTTATCCCCGCGTTGATCAAGAAATAAAATCGGGCAAACTTACCAAAGTATTAATTTGTATAAatctaattaattaaaaatgtataaaaatataaaaacaaacttcGGATTATCAAGGAAATCGCAAGTCATTTTCCAGCTGTTGATCAGTTTAAATGCTTTTTGGTGACATCTGGTGGTTGCAATCTGGAACTACAACCCACTATTTGAACGTCACAATACGTCATCAGGAAGTCCTCTGACTCCAAAGGCAGCATCATGGCAGACAACACAGACACACGTGAGTCTActataaagcaaaacaaagcatcCTAAACGGTTTCATTTTAGAATATAAACGTTTATTCTTCCGCTGCTGGGTATTTGAACAACGGGACATGCGCTCAGGGGGGTTAAACCGTGCTTTAGCAGCAGATTGCTGAGCTGTAGACTGACGGTGTTGCTGCAGATCTAAATAGTTTGTATTACCGCTGCTGCTGTTAGCTGTGTATCTCAGTGTGATGAAGTCTTACTCTGACAGATGGCGAGGAGATGCCTGAACTCTCTGAAGGAGATGATGATGTGGACGATGATGACGAGCAATGGCAGTGGATGGAGGAGGAGAGACAGACAGTTACCTGCTTGTTCTGTGACAAGTGAGACAGTATTTTCATTACTATTGTGTGGCATTTTTTCCTTGTTCGAATTCTGCAGTTTTTCCACTCCACTAAAGTAGCTTTGCTACATAGTTAATACATTATAGTGAACATTTGTGTTAAACGCACTAAGTAGtgattttcaaattaaaaacgTGCAATTgcattcagccccttttactctgataacccAGAGTGAGAATTTctagcaagacttgaaaatggctTTTCACCAAAGCTCCCTATCCACTCTGGCTGAACTAGAGATGATTTGAAAAGTAGGATGGGCTCCTAATGTGCATAGGCGGTAGAGACATAATACAGAAGACTTAAAGctgtaattatatatatatttatatatatatatatatatatatagcttttaactttgtttttaaagtgatgATTTATGGAAAAGTTCTATAGGACCTCTATATTTGGTTGCAGTCTGTGATTTTTGTCATGCCATATGCCTTAAATAGTTGCATGTATATTATAACCCTTGATCGAATTATGACTTAAGTCCTGTCTGGATTATTTGATTGCACAGACTTGGCCTCCAGTCAAACATTTTTGGTCATGTGTTGTACATTGATGTCCTGTTCAATAAAATCTCTTCTTAATTTCTTCTCTTGATAAGAATTTGAAGTGTTGAAAAAACATAATCAATGGGAAATGCAGTGTCTGCTGGTTCTAATTATAAATGTGAAATTTGGTCTTTTATAGATTAAGATCTTGGATATTGTATGTAACATAAACAAGAGAATCTGTTTTTCATTGTAACGTTTGTAGCTTGTTTAAGACTTTAGAATTGAAactttctttcttgcttttcACTGTTGTTTAGGTTGTTGGACTCTGTTTCTGCAACCCTTCAGCATTGCACAGCTGAACACCAGCTCAGCCTTGTAAACGTAGTAAGAAAACACAGTAAGTAAACACAGACTCAGCAGTTTCTCTTTCCAGAAAGACCAGACAGTCACTTTGTTCTGTTGGTGTCATTCATGCTCCATTTCTCTTTAGGTTTAGATGACTACGGTTACATAAAAATGATCAATTTCATTCGCTCTACAGTAAGTTCTGTCTGTTGCTTAGTGGCAGCATTTTCCATATTTCTTTAATAGCAAAACATTTCTATTATATATTCATAAAAGCACTAGAATATTGAGCAACCTCTAACTTCTGCAGTACTttaaatctgttaatctgcATGTTCAGAAATGTGGTCCATCCTGCCTGATGGAGCTGTCTGAGGGTCCCTTACCCTGGGACAGTGAAGACTTTCTGAGACCAGTCGTTCAGGACGACCCACTGCTTCAGACAGGTACTGCCTCTAACTGCATCTAGGCTGCTTATGTTTCTCATCAATACAAACAGAGAATCCACCATTGACTTTGTAAGTTATGAGTTGTGCAGCCTATGGATGACCTGGTAGGAAATACAAAGTGGAACCAACAAACAGATTTAGgagatttaaacaaaataaatatcctGCATGGCTTGAAAGTAAGTTGGGAATTGCACACTGCAGCTAAAACTGGAGTTTTATTTCACTTACTGTGGAATTTGTGACATCCAACACCAAGCATCAGAGAGGAAGAACGATTTACAGAGAAATacaacagggagcaggcagaatGTTTACTGTCAGGAGGACCTCTGAGAAGGCAGTACGGCGGTTCTGATCAGTGCTGAAGACTGAACTGTCTCTGACACTCACTGAACTACTGAGGCTAAAGTAGTCTGAGGTACATTTAGCTATTTAATAGTGATGGTACATACTGTGCTGAGGCTTCACAGCTTGTGTCGAGAAATCCAGGAGGTGTTTAGTGAAGCGCCTTTCGAGGCTTGTATCGTTTACTGTGAGCAAAGTCATCAGTGACATTTGAAGCATCACTGGTTCAAGGACCGTTTCGATTATTGGCAAAATTTATGAACCAGTTTCATGCAGCAATTAATCTTCTCACATGTTGAGGGTCAGTGTTGGTTCCTTGTTGCATTGTGTGGGATGAACCCATGAGTGAGAACGATTTCCTCTTTGATCTGATTCAGAGTTTCTgtcttaaaaagtcttaaatttgATCATCTGAATTTTAGGAACCAGAAAGGCTTAAAGGAGCCCAGGTTTCAAATACTTACATTTCTGATACTTAAATTGCCTTTGGCATAAGGGaaatcaatatttcacttaaacTTATCAATAATAGTCGCTATGAAACTTACTGCAGACTTTATTTGAAGGTATTGAAGTTTGGTCACCTACAGGTATAAATGAACTGGGAGGTAAATATAAGCCACTAGGTGAGCCAGTATAGGTAAGAAAGGTAATTAATGAATTTAAGATATTTGTCATAATAATCATGGGTATAGAAATGAATACATAATGGTCTTAAAGTCTTAAACTTATAGGCTTGTTGAAACCTACAGAAAAACTGATTCCAAACAATACAGTAATCATATTTTCAGTGATGTGTTTGATGTACTACATTTTCCTTTTCATAATCCATTGTTTATTGTGTGCTTAAGAATTTTTGTACCATAACAACAATATATAtcttttaaatgaattaaatccTTTTGTTTCACAAACAATCACTGTTTCTATTCTGAACATCAGGGGGTTTTGTGTGCACATAAAACCTCCAAAAATGAACCCTTTGGTGAAACATTTAGCATTAGGCTTCAAAGCTTCATGAGGGTTCATCTGGCCGTGACTGAAATTCAGTGGTGTGATGCACAACCGTGTGAATATTCTAAAAATAACATGCAGATATTTCTCTTTGGGGTTTGTTAAACTGGAAAAATCAATAAGCATTgaaaaaatcataataaaatatatacatgttTTTACAGTGACTTATATTCAATTAGTGTTCCTGAGTGTTTAATTTACTACATCACAACTTTTTAATATCCAGCTCATTGATTTACGTTTATGAATTACTGGCATACACCTGCGTTTCTAAAACTGGCCTTGGTTTAAATGgccaaaaacagagaaaacagaaataattgttGGAATTTAGTCGGATTTATTGTTGGACAGTGAGGGAACCAAAAGGTTGTGTCTCTTTGGTATATATAGTGTATGTTAACATCCGGTTTCAACTATATGTACTTGTTTGGCTCATGCCTCTGTGGTTTTGTCAGACCCGGAGGAGCTGTGTGGCAGGGAGGACATGTGCTCATCATCCAGGGCTGAGCCCTGTGATAAACTGGTCCGGAGAGCCCTGGCAGCTGAAGAAAGAGCTCATCGCTCAGAAGAGGCGTTGACCAGAGCCATGGAGGATCTGCACAAACTAAAGttagtgatttatttatttttctccattATGATgcttttttataaaatttgtaCCTATCTTTTTTTGAAGCTTCTCAGAACTTGGTTTGCAAGTATAGTGTGGTCCTTCAGAATTACCCTCTTTGGCCCAGCAGGGGGACACAGTGATCTCTACACAAACTTAAATCTGAGTTCCTTGTGAAAGAAGTTTGAAGGGAAGAGGGGAGATTAAACAAGGAGAATGGGGAAAATTCCACTGCAGCAGGGAAGCTGGAGAAAAGGGAAAATTACTGAGGGTGTGGATGAGAGTCAGAAAGATGAATGCCTCCCATCTCCTTCATTTACTGCTTTGTCCTGTGTGCATGTCCTTCCAGTCACTGCTTTTGTCCCATGTCCCAGTATTGGAAGTTTATTGCAGgtctttctgcttttgttttaggCTCCTCGCTCAGGATTTGGTGCTGAACGCAGAAACCAGCAAATCTGGTAACCTGGGTGCTGTCGCCGAGCTGCGGGAGGATGAGGATGAGGCCTACTTTAGCTCTTATGGCCATTATGGCATCCACGAAGAGATGCTGAAGGTTTGAGTCTTGCATACGTACGGTCACTGAGCGGTGTTGTGAGGCAGTGCCTCTCAGCAAATAAGTCTTAAAAGTGAGGCTGGGCTCATCAGTTTGCAACGTGGTTGAAAGATCTTAATGTAGCATGTAAATGAAAACTATCATCTTTCTGCATAAATTCATTCCGAGGACAAGACATCTTCTCAAAAGTGACAAATCAGCAATAAGTGTGGAGCGCTCACGTGAGACGCTGCGCTCCATACAGAACATGGAAATTAATTTTCACACACCTTAAAGCGTTGAAACCTGAAAGTGTCAGCACATGTTcagggatatatatatatatatatatatatatatatatatgtgtgtgtgtgtggtggggggGGTATCTGTTTGCTGCACTTTCCCACTGCAGTGCTTGGATGCATTCCTGTTCTCTGATTGGTGCCAAGAACTGTGAAGTTTTGCGTTGTGTGTGCGTCAGTCTGAAAACTTCATCAGATCCTGAGGAGGGGCCTAGAACACGGTGACGATGGTTTCCGAGGGTCATCCTGGTCAAACAGAGTCACCATGAATGCACTCTGTGTGTTACAAAGATAATTATTTTCCTcagtttgatttgatttttgcaCTGATGGCATAGTTTAAATTGTATATAGTTTATCCTTTAGACATTGAAGTGTGTCTTTTCTAAAGTAGAAAACATTGGTAAATTATGATGCACAACGTTTTTAGTCATATAAATTGTGACCAAGAAAGGTTTCTCATGCTTTAAATAAACTGACATATAAATTACACTTATTTAAACTAATCCTAAAAAATCCATTTTGGAATCTACCACATTGTAAATATCATAATCTTCCTTCTACTCTGTTTATCTTTCTCATTGTACCTGAGTTTTATAAACATTATCAGCTTTCAGAAGACATATCAGGGTTtctacacagtctggaaaagtttagatttcaaattaaatattgtcCAGGCCTGGGTGAGTGTAGAAGAAGACAAACGATTatagaaaatatttagattttacatACAATATACTGTatacaggtcgccagtccatcgcaggtgTCCAGGTTGtcccccgcctctcgcccatagactgctggagataggcaccagcttccccgtgacccactatggaagaaatggtagaaaatgactgactgtgaCTATATtatgtatataaaaaacaaaacttggatTAATTTATATCTATTTATCAAAGTTGTGCATCATACATCTATCCTTCCATGCATGTTTTTCAACCCTCAGTTCATTTGTCCGTCTTGTCTGTGATTTTTGCAGGTTTTATATATAATTCCTGACCTGGGTGGAAACCTTTGTAATTCAGAAAATGTGAACTTTTGCATTTATACCTCTAAATCTATTTTGATTTGACACTTTTCTGCACACTAATGGACAGACTTTAGCTTAGCATGGTAATAGGGATTGATGCTCGTATTTCAAACTTTCTTTTTGCAGGATAAGGTGCGGACAGAGACCTACCGCGACTTTATGTACAGCAACCCAGAAGTGTTCAGGGACAAGGTGAGCCAGTGGAATGGATTGTgtgctttaatttctttaacaTGTGTGCATTAACTGCTATACTGTACAGCAAAACCTATTAAAGGCAGTGGACGTTTTCCACACAGCACATTAATAAAGAGACGATGTCTGATTTAGAACACCATCCAGCTCTCTattaacacctcaaatgttgaCTGCACGGTCCTGATAACAGGCGTGTAATCCACTACCAAACCCATAACACCCCCTCTATGCCAAAACCCCCACCGTCTCCTtcccatgtttctttttttcacagtttCTAGCTGCAGGAAGAAGTAGCCTTTCATTATATGGGTAGTTGCTGGTTGAGATGAGGCTCTAGAGGACAGAGGTTGCTCATGTTGATGGGAACTTTATCCCTGTCAGGTTGACTCAGCCAGCAGAGAAGAAAGTGTCTTTTTTTAACAGCCACAGACGGAGAAGAGAGCACAATAGCATCATGAggaatggagaaaaaaaggagGGGTTGTTCGTGTCAGTGTTGGGCCTGCGACACTCTGTGAACTCACAAAGACAGCAGGGAACTCACTGCGAGTTACCCTAAATAGAGAGGCAACCAAACACAGAGTTACATTTAGATGGATCTGCAGGAACTGCTTCTCTAGCTCTGTAGCACCAGTTAGAATTGCAGATAAAACAATTCACTGTTGTGCCAACTTAAAATGGATATAAATGCTAAATGTAAGATATAAtcacagaaaattaaaactgTAACATTGTGTCTGAAttatttagtgcttttgttGATAAGtggagatgcaccgatcaaTCGGCCAGAGATCGGCTTTGATTAGCTTGATGGATGATCGGTAGATCAAACGCTGACATAAAAATCAACGATTCTCTACTCATTAAAAGGCGGCAAAATCTTTCCACTTTTGGTCTTAACCAAACCATTTAAGAGCCTGTACTTTGAAGCTTTTTGTTGAGTTTCATAAACTCCGTTATCTTTTAGtgattgtgttttaaaaaaaaaaaaaagaaataagcaGCCAAACCTTAAAGTtaagtttttggtttttgaaaCTGTTATAGGGTAAAGAAGAAATCTCCATTGTTGTACCATTTTGAAGTGGTGTAACTTGTTATATTGTTGTTTGAAGACATTCATTTCCAGACAAACCTGCCATGAATTTGGAAAATCAATCCTATTTGAAGAATATTTCTTATCGTGTGGAATGTTTTTGTGGTGTATTAGAACTACGTGTGTATAAATAAAGAAtcttacattttaaaagaagtG is from Girardinichthys multiradiatus isolate DD_20200921_A chromosome 4, DD_fGirMul_XY1, whole genome shotgun sequence and encodes:
- the htatip2 gene encoding oxidoreductase HTATIP2 yields the protein MKLLRFTLGKATWILTVTVAILAAVFYYFDDTASSKYTSMAENIKTLEENFRGQNKSCFILGASGETGKMLLRELLERNIFSKITLIGRRQLTFGDKEYENLVQEVINFEKLDDYAAAFMGHDVGYCCLGTTRAKAGADGFIKVDHDYVLKSAELAKAGGCTQFHLESSRGADKNSNFLYLKVKGQVEAEIEALGFDRLAIYRPGVLLVDRQESRPGEWLARKFFGAVSAVCSTSMSIPIQAVAKAMVSNTLLQPEQKAEILENKDIFSLGKVKENK